A genome region from Candidatus Desulfatibia profunda includes the following:
- a CDS encoding BrnT family toxin — MLIFEWDLKKAKTNLEKHGVSFEEASTAFKDPLSLTIDDPLHSSDEKRLVLIGISYNNSMLVVVHTERGDHIRIISARKATKKERIEYEGNV, encoded by the coding sequence ATGTTAATATTTGAATGGGATCTTAAAAAGGCAAAAACTAATCTGGAAAAACATGGTGTTTCTTTTGAGGAAGCAAGCACCGCTTTTAAAGATCCTTTGTCATTAACCATTGATGATCCTTTACATTCAAGCGATGAAAAAAGATTGGTTCTTATTGGGATATCGTATAATAATAGCATGTTGGTTGTTGTTCATACTGAAAGAGGTGACCACATAAGGATTATCAGTGCCAGAAAAGCAACAAAAAAGGAAAGGATAGAATATGAAGGTAATGTCTAA